A section of the Paenibacillus yonginensis genome encodes:
- a CDS encoding galactose ABC transporter substrate-binding protein: MKKMVSVLAAATLLGGALAGCGNSDSSGSSSEPKVGVAIYKFDDTFMTGVRNAIEDSAKGIAKVDIVDSQNSQATQNDKVDQFLTKKDKALVVNPVDRTAAGVIIDKAKAKDVPVVFLNREPMPEDMKKWDKVYYVGAKAEESGTLSGQIVADYWKAHPEADKNGDGVLQYVMLKGEPGHQDAELRTKYSIQALEDAGIKVEKLAEDTAMWDRVKGQDKMAAFLGSNGDKIEAVFANNDDMALGAIEALKAAGYFKGDKYMPVVGVDATAPAVQALQEGTLLGTVLNDAKNQGKAAITLASLLAQGKEITKDSVGFDITDNQYVWIPYKKITKDNIDDAK, encoded by the coding sequence ATGAAAAAGATGGTTAGCGTATTGGCGGCAGCAACATTGCTCGGGGGAGCGCTTGCAGGATGCGGCAATTCGGACAGCAGCGGCTCCAGCTCCGAACCGAAAGTCGGCGTTGCGATTTACAAATTTGACGATACCTTTATGACAGGTGTCCGCAATGCGATTGAGGATTCCGCGAAAGGCATTGCCAAAGTGGACATCGTAGACAGCCAGAACTCGCAGGCAACGCAGAACGACAAGGTCGATCAATTCCTTACCAAAAAAGATAAAGCGCTGGTCGTTAACCCGGTAGACCGTACCGCAGCCGGCGTTATTATCGACAAAGCGAAAGCCAAAGACGTGCCGGTCGTGTTCCTCAACCGCGAACCGATGCCGGAAGATATGAAGAAATGGGATAAAGTTTATTATGTGGGCGCGAAAGCGGAAGAATCCGGCACCTTGTCCGGCCAAATCGTAGCCGATTACTGGAAAGCACATCCTGAAGCCGACAAGAACGGCGACGGCGTCCTGCAATACGTCATGCTGAAAGGTGAACCAGGACACCAGGATGCGGAGCTGCGCACGAAATATTCCATCCAAGCTTTGGAAGACGCAGGAATTAAGGTAGAGAAGCTGGCTGAAGATACAGCGATGTGGGACCGCGTGAAAGGCCAGGACAAAATGGCGGCTTTCCTGGGTTCCAACGGTGATAAGATCGAAGCCGTTTTTGCCAATAATGATGATATGGCCCTCGGCGCCATCGAAGCTTTGAAAGCCGCCGGTTATTTCAAAGGCGACAAGTACATGCCGGTTGTAGGCGTTGACGCTACAGCTCCTGCGGTGCAGGCGCTGCAGGAAGGCACGCTGCTCGGCACCGTTCTCAACGATGCTAAAAACCAAGGCAAAGCGGCAATCACGCTGGCTTCCCTGCTCGCTCAAGGCAAAGAAATTACCAAAGACAGCGTAGGTTTTGATATTACCGACAACCAATACGTTTGGATCCCTTATAAAAAAATCACGAAAGACAATATAGACGACGCGAAATAA
- a CDS encoding substrate-binding domain-containing protein, producing the protein MSRHKNWLLAAVCLLLVTAGCSSENGELGKEGKEPVIDLIVKMDHGDYWNTVRMGAEVAAKEYNVNFKFSAPENENDIAGQISQMEQAIKEKPDAIILSATDYMALAQVTDRASYAGIPVISMDSEVASTKVKSYIGANNYEAGQKAAERLIKLTGPSAQIGIVNFVQGARNADQREEGFTDYAARFPGVKIVDTVYCGSDEALAYRLTLEMLKRFPSLDGIVAMNAEASIGVGRAVNESGAAAHLQLITFDNPPEMLELLQEKKVQAMVVQNAFSNGYLAVVTALKAARGESVEERYDTGIKVIDLENMLWPENQKLLFPFVK; encoded by the coding sequence GTGAGTAGACACAAAAATTGGCTGCTGGCTGCCGTCTGCCTGCTGCTGGTTACGGCCGGCTGCTCTTCCGAAAACGGCGAGCTGGGGAAAGAAGGCAAGGAGCCGGTCATTGATCTGATTGTCAAGATGGATCACGGAGACTATTGGAATACGGTTCGGATGGGGGCTGAAGTAGCGGCCAAGGAATATAATGTGAATTTCAAGTTCAGCGCGCCCGAGAATGAAAATGATATAGCCGGCCAAATCAGCCAGATGGAGCAAGCGATCAAAGAGAAACCGGACGCCATTATTTTGTCGGCTACCGATTATATGGCCCTTGCCCAGGTCACGGACCGGGCGTCTTACGCGGGAATTCCGGTGATCTCCATGGACTCCGAGGTCGCTTCGACCAAGGTGAAATCCTATATCGGGGCCAATAACTATGAAGCAGGGCAAAAGGCGGCGGAGCGGCTGATTAAGCTGACAGGACCGTCAGCCCAGATCGGCATCGTCAATTTTGTCCAAGGAGCCAGAAATGCCGATCAGCGTGAAGAAGGTTTCACGGATTATGCGGCCCGGTTCCCGGGGGTTAAAATCGTGGATACGGTATACTGCGGATCGGACGAAGCTTTGGCATATCGGCTGACGCTGGAGATGCTAAAGCGGTTCCCCAGTCTAGACGGAATCGTAGCGATGAATGCCGAAGCCTCAATTGGAGTCGGCAGAGCCGTAAACGAATCGGGGGCGGCTGCCCATCTTCAGCTGATTACTTTTGATAATCCGCCGGAGATGCTGGAGCTGCTGCAGGAGAAGAAGGTTCAGGCAATGGTGGTACAGAACGCATTCAGCAACGGCTATTTGGCTGTAGTTACCGCTTTGAAAGCGGCTCGTGGGGAAAGTGTGGAGGAGAGGTACGATACCGGGATTAAGGTGATTGACTTGGAGAACATGCTCTGGCCGGAGAATCAGAAGCTGTTGTTTCCATTTGTGAAATAG
- a CDS encoding cache domain-containing sensor histidine kinase: MRDGLKWLLTLPRRLHVKQIQVIVTLTIMFVTVFSVLIASLMLYNKFSSSAEENTYLNIGQIIEQVSSNLELYVGGIQDIFEILEKKIDESGLLGDEQTQNQLSTILETRADLVSAALFKPDGSLVLNVPAVALRPNTKLQEQSWFVSAQKNPGTLQFSPPHIQNLFKWQYRWVVSLSKQIVYNDHGQKKPGVLVLDVNFRTIDELSHRISLGKKGYIYIIDPQGNIVYHPQQQLIYAGLKYENLEPVLNYAYGSYEDESTGEKRIITIKTVNPTGWRVVGVSYADEIMTTKKDLNTFIFRFLIIAIALVLLISVVVSYKIAQPIRKLERSVKRIESGDFRALVPVSGPYEVEQLFKRFNLMLRRIRELMDQIIHEQEAKRKSELDALQAQINPHFLYNTLNAMTRLAEMGRSDEVVTTITSLSKFFRISLSQGNNIIPLRDELEHVRHYLVIQKIRFKNKFEFEIEASEEALGCSCLKLILQPLAENAVYHGIEVLAETGHIRISAQVAGDQLIITLQDNGIGMTEEVLKGILSGEKRVKGSGSGVGVHNVHERIRLYYGPDYGLSYESELEEGTAVTITLPAVKLEETMEG, translated from the coding sequence GAAGAGAACACCTATCTGAATATCGGCCAGATCATTGAGCAGGTCAGCTCGAATTTGGAGCTGTATGTCGGGGGAATTCAGGATATTTTTGAAATATTGGAGAAAAAGATTGACGAATCCGGCTTGCTGGGCGACGAACAGACACAAAACCAGCTGTCAACGATTCTCGAAACGAGAGCGGATCTGGTGTCCGCGGCCTTGTTTAAACCCGACGGATCACTGGTGCTGAACGTACCGGCCGTTGCTCTTAGGCCTAATACCAAACTTCAGGAGCAAAGCTGGTTTGTGTCCGCCCAGAAGAATCCGGGAACTCTGCAGTTCTCGCCGCCGCATATCCAGAATCTGTTCAAGTGGCAGTACCGCTGGGTGGTGTCCTTAAGCAAACAAATCGTTTACAACGATCATGGCCAAAAGAAGCCGGGCGTGCTGGTGCTCGATGTGAACTTCCGTACGATCGACGAGCTCAGCCACCGGATCAGTCTGGGCAAAAAGGGTTATATCTACATCATCGATCCGCAGGGGAACATTGTTTATCATCCACAGCAGCAGCTAATTTACGCCGGATTGAAATATGAGAACTTGGAGCCGGTGCTTAACTATGCTTACGGTTCCTATGAAGATGAATCAACCGGCGAGAAGCGGATCATTACGATCAAGACCGTCAATCCGACCGGCTGGCGGGTGGTCGGCGTTTCTTATGCCGATGAGATCATGACAACAAAAAAGGATCTGAACACGTTTATTTTCCGGTTTCTGATCATTGCTATTGCTCTGGTGCTGCTGATTTCGGTAGTGGTGTCTTATAAGATCGCCCAGCCGATCCGCAAGCTGGAACGATCGGTGAAACGGATCGAAAGCGGTGATTTCCGCGCGCTGGTGCCGGTAAGCGGTCCTTATGAGGTTGAACAGCTGTTTAAGCGGTTTAATTTGATGCTTCGGCGGATTCGCGAGCTGATGGATCAGATCATCCATGAGCAGGAAGCGAAACGCAAGAGCGAGCTGGACGCGCTGCAGGCGCAGATCAATCCGCATTTTCTGTACAATACGCTGAATGCCATGACCCGGCTTGCCGAAATGGGCCGGAGTGACGAGGTGGTTACGACGATTACGTCGCTGTCGAAGTTTTTCCGCATCAGCTTGAGTCAAGGCAACAATATCATTCCGCTGCGCGACGAACTGGAGCATGTCAGACATTATCTGGTCATCCAGAAGATTCGTTTCAAGAATAAATTTGAGTTCGAGATTGAAGCCAGCGAGGAGGCTTTGGGCTGCTCTTGCCTGAAGCTGATTCTGCAGCCGCTTGCTGAAAATGCCGTCTACCACGGCATCGAGGTGCTGGCCGAAACCGGCCATATCCGCATCAGTGCCCAGGTCGCTGGCGATCAGCTGATCATTACTTTGCAGGACAACGGCATCGGGATGACGGAAGAGGTGCTGAAGGGTATTTTGAGCGGGGAGAAACGGGTAAAAGGAAGCGGCTCGGGGGTCGGCGTTCACAACGTGCATGAAAGAATCCGCTTGTATTATGGGCCGGACTACGGCCTCTCCTATGAAAGCGAGCTGGAGGAAGGGACTGCAGTCACTATAACGCTTCCGGCCGTTAAGCTGGAAGAAACCATGGAGGGATAG